In Lathyrus oleraceus cultivar Zhongwan6 chromosome 2, CAAS_Psat_ZW6_1.0, whole genome shotgun sequence, the DNA window GTCCAAAACATCTTATAATTTGGGACGGATGGAGTACATAACTAGTGTTAGAGACATGCAGCTACTATTTTATCTTGAGAGGAATTAGATTTCAACTTTAAGGAGATCAATGAGCAGAATTAACTTGTGAAGTTGAAATCTTCAAGTTATTATCTTGGAAAAGGTAATGTGTAACCAACTTTGAGGATATGTGGAGGAATTTCGTCCACATGGATACTTAATATCTTTCTATATATCCTCCTTGATTCGAAGAATTGCGAGTAAATAAAGACAATAATGATGAAACTTAAGGAGCAACAGTCATGGAGAAGAGTAGCTCTGCCCTTAAGGTTGTAAAATAAGCTCTGCCCTCATTGTTCTTTTCCGACTAAGGGAAGCTCAAACGGGACACCATGATGAGGGTTTGTTTTGGTCAACTCTACTTTAAAAAAATGGTTATGATCTATCCTTTCCCATGAAGTCTGAACCTTAACACTATATTTTGTACTGTTTTTTGGTCGTGCGTATTCTGGGACTTGGAAGTGCAATAGTTGCAAGCTTGAGGTACTGACCAGTGTGAGTCTGTCAATTGCCAAGGAAGAGAATCGGGGATTGGGAGCTGCATGACAAAGTAATTGTCTAGATGATGTGAGTTACATGACATAGTTGTTGTTCATACTAGAGGTTGCACAAGTATAAAAGAGTATTGGTACAAGACAAATTGTATGACAAATGAGCTGTTTGATCATGATAAAACTGAGGCGGAAATTTTGTTTGTTGATGTTTGGGATGAGACGTGTCATTTGATGAAGATCAAAAAATGACTGCGGACACAAGCATCACAAGAAGAGAAAACTCAACTGACTCAGTAACACAGTCCTAAATATCTTTAGTATGGTTGAAATTTTTGACATACATGACATGATTGCCCAGGGGAATTTCAATAGAGTCCACGTTGATTTACCCCCACAAGGGAGCTACATGACAAAGTAATTGTCTAGATGATGTGAGTTACATGACATAGTTGTTGTTCATACTAGAGGTTGCACAAGAATAAAAGAGTATTGGTACAAGACAAATTGTATGACAAATGAGCTGTTTGATCATGATAAAACTGAGGCGGAAATTTTGTTTGTTGATGTTTGGGGATGAGATGTGTCATTTGATGAAGATCAAAAAATGACTGCGGACACAAGCATCACAAGAAGAGAAAACTCAACTGACTCAGTAACACAGTCCTAAAGAGTATAGATTTTGGTACCTGATATACATGACTATAGATGAAAAAACTATTATTCTTTAGAGTAGTGTTTACCCTAATTAACTTGATTTCCCTTCAGAACATCTTCATATAGATTTGTAGGAAAAACCAAACTCCTGCTATCAAGTATCACTCGTCCATCTTAGGCCCTAAACTCCTTCATGTAATTCACCTCATCCTTGTGGGGGCAACAAATGTTGATTCACTATATTGACCTTGTTTCTGTAGGGTATAGCTTTTGGTGTTTCTGTTTTGTTTTAAAGTAGCCGGGCttttcttttgtaggtagtgtggTTGTTAAGTAGTCTGGTATTGTCGGGCCTTTTCCTTTTAACCGTATCGTTTTATCTTGTTTGGTACTGGTGTATGCTTTATCCTACATTCACATCTTGCGGTTGAAGTGAATTATCTATAGATAATATTTTTGATGTTCCGTTTTTTTAAATAGACAGGATCAGTTGAATGACGGAGCTGGTTCTGTCTCAGAGGAGGTTCTCGCCAATCTGTATTGCATGGCAATCGTGAGGTTTGATTGCCTTTATCATTATGCTTCTTCTATTATTTTTATAGTAGTTTTGTTTATGGCTCTTCTAACATTTTTGTGGTGTGTTTCTTTGAAAGACTTGTGAATGGTGCTGTTGAGAAAACGCGGAAGAAAGAACTGGTGTCAATAGCTGTGGCTGCTGAGGAAATTGGCATTCCACGCATGCTGATTGATATTCGTCACGGTAAATTCTTTTATAGCCTTTTTATATTTATTTGTCAAAATAGTATTAACTAGAATAAGGCCCGCACATTGTGCGGCTCCAAATTATGCTTCAGATATTTTGTGATAATTTGTAAAAGGAGACAATAATTATCAACAAAGTCAAACAGAGAACATTATGAGCAATTTATCAATAAAGTCAAACAGAGAACATGAACAATTTTTTGTCACAGCCAATACATGTCAACAAAAAAATCCCCAAAAATAGCTGACATGCATATAAGAATTCAATGTTAGTGAAATGTTTAGAACTGAATGCGGAAATATAGAGGAAGAGTAAAATAAAATTGGGAAATTCATTATCAAAATTAAACTCAATTTACAATGTACTTACAATAGATATTTTACAGGACCAGAGGAAGTTGAAATCTATTAACTGTCAACTAACTCTAGTTAACAAACTAAAATCATAACTTTtttgaaaaaggaaaaatgaaTTTAAAAACACTAATGATTAATCTAGGCACAAAGTGTGCGAAGATTAGGACAAAAGTTTACAAAGTCAATATAAAACCAGTATAATTCCCTAAAAGAATACAGTACTCCCATAACTATATCAAACATATTACATTTATCTAAATAAAATTAGGCAACAAAACCATTTGTATCTCAAACACAAACCAAGAGGTCTCCTGTCATTGATTGTGAACAGAATAGCCTTAATTAACCTCAAGCTCCGCATCCATGTATATTTGAATTGAATATAGTGTGAATTAATTATTGGACTATaatgtgaagtttttatttacGATGTTGACAACATAGACTATAGAAATCCATGGTTCTAAAATAACTACACTTTGTAGACAACATTCCGTGCTATATATTTCCATTAGGAGTGGTATATATAACTGTAATAGAAAATATTATCAGGGACGAACACAGTTTATTGGTGGTGGGCAATAACTTGCacttaattttaaaaagaaaatgttcttaagaaaaataaaataaaattcatacCGATTATAACATTTTCTATTTCAATAGGTTGGTAGTCGTCCTCTCATAGTTGGTAGGTACAGACGTACCACAAGCTATTAAGTCATTTATTTATTGTCATTTTGAAATTTCCAATAACTTGCATAAAAAGAGAAATCTAGGCAGTGAATACCATTGATGGTGGTTGAACTTTAAAGCAAGTTGAATACCATTGATTGTGGTTGAACTTCAGGTAGTTCCAGTCGTCATCGAAACTCACAGAAATAAGATATTGAGATCCCTTGCACCTCCTTAACAGGCACTGCCACCGTCACTTCGGATTGAATTCACGATTTTGCTGTTGGATGATAGAAATTTAGAGGTGGGATGGTTAATAAAGGGAGAAAAAAACTCGTAATGTTTGGAGAAAAAAACTTATGCATATATATTTTAGAAGGTCAAGATTAGTTTGAGGATTGAGTCTACATAAGATCAATGAGGGAATGGTTAGGCATGATGCAATTGTTTTAGATGCTGCCACCTCAGATATTAAATTGATGTGGCAAATGGTGTATGATGTGTCAGTATAATGTCTCGGGGGCCTGTTTTATCAAATTATAATAGGTCTGAAAAGAAGTATTTAGAGTTTTAATAACAACGAGCTCTTTAACCAATACGTTTAGTATAAGTTAAAATTAGCTTTGGCAGATCAATAGTTTCCTTAAAGTCTCGTATTTTATTTCTCCATTAACATCTGTAATTTTGTATGGACTTTTTCGTATGTGAAGAACCATAAATTCATTTTAGTTGCTCTTGTAAGCTAATGGGTACTCTAAACTAGATATTATCCTATAAATCTcgtttatttttgttttgtttgactTGTGGTAATTGCAATCACAATCTTTGTAAATGCTGAAAGAAACTTGTTCAGTATGTTAAACCCATGCTTCTTTTTTTCTTATACACATTGCTGTTATTTCAGAGGGATCACATCGTGAGCTTCCGTCGCTTAAGGTTGTTCGTAGTGCCTCCACTAAGGTATGAGTCATTTTGTCCTGCTCAATCTTCTGTATTGACAATCTATTTACTTCTTTGGTATGAAATTCTTGGCAAGTGTGTGTGGTCCATGATTTTGATTACAGTGTTAGTATTTAAGAAATATTATGTTTGTTTCTCACAACACTGAGTTTATATAGTGAAATTTAGTAGTTTGTAATTATAACCTGATAAGCTGCTTTTAGCGAATATTTGGAATTTTTTTCTCTCCCGAGGTCTGTGCTTAACTTAACACTAGTATATACAGTGAAATTTATTTTTGTCTGGTAGTTTGTAATTATCACCTGATAAGCTGCTTTTAGAGTAGATTACTTGCTGAGAGTTCTTTGCCTTTCGACCTTTTAAAGAATGATGTCTTATTTTCTGGCCTTGGTGGCTGTGGTATATCCCTTAcaaaatatcctcttcaccatGAAAACCCTTTTTCATATCGCGGGACCTTGGTAACATCTACTCCTCTTCCATTAGGTTTTAGAGGACTGTATTTAAGAACTAGGTAAGTAATAGTTTTAATGTTATAATTTTCAATGTGCCAACTTGAGCATGTTGTGTTAGGAAGAGGCATTTGAAACCTAGCCTGTCTATTATTATCATCTTTACTACGTAAAGCTTATTGGTTGGTTTACACTTAGTTTTTTGGAAGAAGTTTAACTCTTTTTATTGGTAGAGCTCTTAATAGATCCATGATATTAGAATATAATAATTTATTTCTTACTTTGAGGCAGGACTTTGAACATTAGCTACATAATTTATTTTACTGGGCTGATTATGCATATACACCTATATTTCACAAGAACACATAAGAATCATCAACTTTTGTGAATTTACCTATTTAATTATAATCTGTTTCTTCCCAAGATCTGAATTTATACAGTTGTTCCTTTCGTACAAAGCATTTTCAACTCACTACCCTAAACTTATCCAGTCTTACTGATATTTTCAGGCGCTTGATTGGTTAAAATCTTATTATTGGGAACCTCAGAGCAAAGCAATTCCTTTTCAAGGTGAAGGAAATGCGAACGTCAAAAAGGAAATCAAGTCTTGGATTCGTGAATTAGCTATCTGCTTGAAAGTCAGTGGGAGTCCCAAGTCCAGTGCCTCACTGCCCAAAGGAAAACGTGAGTAAGCTGTGTTCCTTTTTCATTATGTTGCAACTTAACTCTTAACCAATGTCATCACACTTTTCTGTTCTTACAGCACATTTTTTTTCTAGATCACTCTAAACTTTAAAGAGATTCATCGTAGCTTAGATCTCATCTGGTTTGGTCTGGTCTTGTTTGTCCTGCATACAATCAGTTTAAAActaaaataatgaaaatttgaaattttGGTGTGTGTAAATTGTTTGCCTAGTTTACTTAGTGTTGCGGTTGCACATTAGAGCCTGAGTTCTGTCTTTAAGTTGCGCGTTATTGGCCTTTTGCCTTTAAAATTTTTCTTCTAGAACTAACCAGGCCATCTTTCATGTTCCATCCCGGACTAAAAAATTCTGACCCAGCTCCTCATTGTTAAAAATAACTTCCATGCTTTAAACACCACctaacaaaaaaaaaagaaaaccTTTTACAACACATATCTTTTGTAATAGCTTCTTTTGTTTCTCCTATTTCTTTCTACCTTAGAAGACGGCCATGCCTCACATTGAATGCAAGGATGAAAGTTTTTGGTATATGCCGTAACACATCTCAAGGCTATTTCTTTTTACAAGTCTTTCCCAATTGTTATTTCCAGGCAGTTCAATGATTTCTGACAGGAAAATGACATTTTTCAATAAATATTTACTAGTACtgttttcacaattttccaatAAAAATTGCTATTTCTATGTGCTGTACAAATTTACATTTTCAATCAAAACTTTTTTTCAGATGAATATTGAATCCTCAGTTTTGTACTGTATAAATTCTATTATGAAATCATTGTTTTCTCTACTTTAGACGATTCTGATGTTGAGTACTTACTTTTAAAGGGGTCAATCAAGTTGAGTTTCCTGTTAGGCCTAATAAGCTTTTGTTTATGGTGGTTGCCATCAAACATCACGTCTTGGAAGTATCATCAATAGATTCAATACACTAAATCTTGTGTATCTTCTTTATTCAGTATACCATTATACACGTGTGTAGAAGTCtaagagagagaaagagagagcAATGTGGTAATGCATCCTCTAAAAGAGAAGCAAATTGTGTCTAGTAGGACTGCCTAATAAAAACATTAAACGAGAGGAAAGAAAAACTGTATGGACACCTCTAAGAGTAGGCGTGTTGCGGTGTCCGATACTTGTATTACACCCATACGACATGTGTTAGAAAAGTCAAACATGTGTCCCAAAATGGTTTTTTCTTTGTTTTGACACTATTTGAATCGGTATCTGATACTCATATGACACATGTCGAACAATTAAGACAAGTgttaaaaaaattgtttttttgTTCTTTGCTTCAACAAACCTTATACATTTTTTTGACAAATCTCATACACACCTAAAAGGGTTAAACATGTATTGAAGCAATGCTATTAATGAAGGATTAAAGAAATTAATTTTGATTAGAATATTTTTAACATATTTAATATAGATGGTTAGATGAAGGTCAAACACTATTATATATGTAATGGTGTCAGTGTCTTATGTTTCTTGCATTATCGGTGTCGGAGTGTCCGTGTCATGTTCCAATGTCCGTGTCGGAGTCCGTGCTTCATAGACGGTAAGTAATACCATTTTGCAATAGCAATGAATGCAGGGTGAAGTATTATCAGCTTCTCTACCTTTGTTTGTTTCTCCCTCAACTTGGAAAAAGAGAGATTAGAAATTGCATGTATGTGTCAGTGTAGGATATGGCACATTGGAATAGATAAGAAAGTTAAATTATTACAACAGCTGTAGCCAAATGGTTTATATGGATGGCATATTGATAAGGATGACTTCAATTTAACTTAATAATGGAAAGCTTTAGCATAATGTGTGTTGAAGGAAAGACATAGGGGTGTATTATTGACAAAATAGTGAGGTTTTACTTGCCAAAGAGAGGGTAGGCTTGTTTTCTACTTCACCACTTTTATAAGACACTGTTGTTTTATATGCCTATTTGCAGATTATAAACCACAGGTTGCTTTTTCATGAGCTTCTTGTCTATCATGCTTAGAGGTCTATTCTACTTAGAGATTGGTTTACTTGTTTGAGTTGGTGTTCTTTAGGATTCCTGGTCCTCCGGGTTTATGCATTTTCCCTCATTTAATTTTATTCTCATAAAATATCTCAAGTATTGAGTTTTCTTAGAGCTGGGCAACCAAATAAAGCTGGTCAACAAGATATTGGATTATTTATTTTTCTGAAAAACAAGTTAATCTGAAGAACTTTGTTATATTGTATCATCAGTAATAATTAATGTTCTGGGCATTCATCACTAATAACTTGTGTTGCTTTCAGGACCCAAGAAACAGATTACAAAGATCTTGAAATCTGTTCTACGGTTGTATTCCTCCTTCTCCTCAGAGATTGTGTCGGTGTTGCTGAATTATTTGTTGAAAAGTTTAAGTTCCTCTGAGTTCAAAAAGAATGTAGATGATGCTTGTATTGGTCCCGCCATAGAGAATGTTTTGGCTGATTGGAAGCCTATCATCCTCAAATTGTATAATAAGGAGCCAGAATTACTTCTGAACCTCCTTAAGGAAGTTCTTCATATGATTGAAACTCAGGCAGATATTAAGTGTGGAGAAGGTAGGCACTAATTCTTTCCGCCTACAACACTCCCTTTAACGCACTTTCTCGGGTTTTGTATGGCCCTACTGATGATAATGTTTTTGTAGGACTTTTCTATGCTTAGTTTCTTGTTTTTGTTCTTATATTGTGGTGTTTTGCAGATTACCCAAGTATTGGGATTTCACACTCAAGGGAAGAGTTTCATCGAAGTTCTtatctttcttctttgtttgcATGGCTTGTTCGAATTTTCTGCAAAAAACCTTCCGCAGCAGCAAATATGCCAAAGACTGTTTTGCACGAACTTGTTCGTAAATGTCTTCTAATATCACATCTTTGCAACAAGAAGGTTACAGATTCAGCCCTTCACCTCGCAGAACTGATGGATGATATATCTTTGTTGAAGAAAGTTCAATTGCTCTCCGGTCTTGCTTTGTCCAACGTTTTTGACAATGCAGATGATCAAAGCTCTTTATTGACTTTGACAAATATTTCTCATTTCGAGGAATCCATACGGGAAGCAAATAAAAAGCTTGAGTTAGTTAAACAGGTTGTGAGAAATAAAAAGTCAAGTGAAATAGATTGCCAGACTGAAGAATCACCGGTATGGACTGTGGCGAAGTCATGGAACCCATGCCCGATTGGCATGTTGCCTCGTGCTGTTGGTTCATCTGGTTGTCTTCCCGTTCTTGATGTTATCAATAATGAAAACGTTCTTGAAGTTATCGATAACGGAAAGCAAAATCAAGTATCAGGTAGGAAAGATAATTGGAGATTAATCAAACACGGTGCCAAGCGAGATGCCCCTTCAGACCTTCAGCTACTCGATAATTCAGCTGTTAAGAAGATGAGGGAAACCGAAGAATTTGGTGAATTCAACGATGAATCTCCAATGGAAGAAGATGAATTTCCAACAGAAGAGGCAAACGGATACCTAATGGTAGGTGGGATCTGGAAGAGAATAAATGAGGAAGAGCTACTAGCCATTCAGTCATCTGTGAGAATTTTAATTTGATTGATAATTATTTCTTAGCTTAGTCCATTTCAAGTTTTGATTATGATGTCCACTTTAACAATTCATAAGCTTTTTTTCCCCTTATACTTAATTTATTAGGTAGTGGTTATATTATCATTCAATTTTGATTAAAGGATACAATTGAAGTTTATCAACAAAAGTTCAATGTGAATTGTTAATTTAATATTTGTGCTTTAGTCATGTATtcaaatttaaaatgattttttgcAATAATACTTTATGGAAAATGCTATGAAAATGCTAACGAGTGCCCAGGAATGGAAAAAACTAACGATGAAACATATCGCAATTCTATAGCTTTTGTAGCTGAATCTTATTCATGCAATTGAACTAACACATTTTACCTTTTAACCTTCCATCAATCACTTGGGCGGGATAGAGAAAGTTCAGCAGGGGCGACCTGAGAACACATGAGCGAGACATGTTAAGCACAAACGACACATGAGCGAGACATGTTAAGCACAAACGACACTTTCATGTGGTCTCAGGTCGACCCTGTAGAACATCTCTACCTCGTTATCTTCTTGCCTTGCCTGAATTTAATTACTTTGTATCAATGTAATGAATTTTGTGTTCTTAAATCAATAGATATATAGCCTCAAACATGGTGTACTTGTGTAGGTTTTAGATGTACTACACTACACCAAAACCAAAGTACTAGTCTTGGAAATGAATTTCATCTATCTCTATATTTGCTATGTAAGAGTACAACATTGTACATTTGTACTTCCTATTTCGATGCAAATCAAAGAAGATAAATTAGTTGTACTACTTTGAATAAAAAGGAAGAAGTTGTACTACAGCTTCACGGGTAAATTACACGGCAATACAATTCTACAACTATAtttgaattaaaaaagaaaataaatatatCTTAAAATTAAATGTTTAACGTCAATTGAATAGTTTTATGGGAGTATTTAGTAGTCTTTATTTTGAACTTTAGAATTCTTTAATTGTTTTAGATTTTTCGTCTAAGTAATAAACTTGTATTTACATTTTAATTGCGTTAGTATTTATATTTTAATAACGCCAACAAGAGAGCACCCCTTCCACAGTGAAGATGGAACTGCTAGACCTCTAACTATTTTCAGACGAAATAAGGAAAACACCTGTCCCAAAGGCTTTTAGCCTCCCTCCTTGGCGAAGTTCTATGGTCGCAAGCGACCCCTATGAGCATGTCGCCTGATCAATGTGCAAATGGCCATCATCGAAACGTCTGTCGCCTGATCAATGCGCAAATGGCCATCATCGGAACGTCTGACTCCCTCAAATGCAAGCTATTATTTGACACTTTCAGAGATGTAGCCTTTGCGATGGTACAAAGGCCTTCTCAAAGCATTCATCTCCAGCTATCCAAAGCTGGTGAAAAACCCCTGCACTAGTTCGCAGCCAGTCGACACAAGAAGATGTCTACCATCAGCCTATTTAACATTCAACACGAGTCCTCATAATTATCGAGGGAATACCTCACCCGTTTTAATGAAGCCAACATAAGAATCATCCACCATAACTAAGAAATATTCGTGGGAGCATTTCAGAATGGTCTCAAAGCGGAGAACTTCGATTGAGTCTCTCCCCTAAAGGCCAACATCCTCGTTAGCGGAGGTGGTCACAAGGGCGAAATGCTACATAAATGGCAAAGAGAGTAATGCTGAAAAGAAGCCCTGAGATGCCAATGAGCGCA includes these proteins:
- the LOC127117856 gene encoding pre-rRNA-processing protein las1 isoform X2; protein product: MAIVRLVNGAVEKTRKKELVSIAVAAEEIGIPRMLIDIRHEGSHRELPSLKVVRSASTKALDWLKSYYWEPQSKAIPFQGEGNANVKKEIKSWIRELAICLKVSGSPKSSASLPKGKRPKKQITKILKSVLRLYSSFSSEIVSVLLNYLLKSLSSSEFKKNVDDACIGPAIENVLADWKPIILKLYNKEPELLLNLLKEVLHMIETQADIKCGEDYPSIGISHSREEFHRSSYLSSLFAWLVRIFCKKPSAAANMPKTVLHELVRKCLLISHLCNKKVTDSALHLAELMDDISLLKKVQLLSGLALSNVFDNADDQSSLLTLTNISHFEESIREANKKLELVKQVVRNKKSSEIDCQTEESPVWTVAKSWNPCPIGMLPRAVGSSGCLPVLDVINNENVLEVIDNGKQNQVSGRKDNWRLIKHGAKRDAPSDLQLLDNSAVKKMRETEEFGEFNDESPMEEDEFPTEEANGYLMVGGIWKRINEEELLAIQSSVRILI
- the LOC127117856 gene encoding pre-rRNA-processing protein las1 isoform X1, which encodes MEAALLGFKEVPDLEDDAKSSHSRKLVPWLNWNEWLFVRDALFSDSHQSLSSALKRISSWRSRGSLPVLIDVTASIVEIQHMDPFFRQDQLNDGAGSVSEEVLANLYCMAIVRLVNGAVEKTRKKELVSIAVAAEEIGIPRMLIDIRHEGSHRELPSLKVVRSASTKALDWLKSYYWEPQSKAIPFQGEGNANVKKEIKSWIRELAICLKVSGSPKSSASLPKGKRPKKQITKILKSVLRLYSSFSSEIVSVLLNYLLKSLSSSEFKKNVDDACIGPAIENVLADWKPIILKLYNKEPELLLNLLKEVLHMIETQADIKCGEDYPSIGISHSREEFHRSSYLSSLFAWLVRIFCKKPSAAANMPKTVLHELVRKCLLISHLCNKKVTDSALHLAELMDDISLLKKVQLLSGLALSNVFDNADDQSSLLTLTNISHFEESIREANKKLELVKQVVRNKKSSEIDCQTEESPVWTVAKSWNPCPIGMLPRAVGSSGCLPVLDVINNENVLEVIDNGKQNQVSGRKDNWRLIKHGAKRDAPSDLQLLDNSAVKKMRETEEFGEFNDESPMEEDEFPTEEANGYLMVGGIWKRINEEELLAIQSSVRILI